In one Dermacentor variabilis isolate Ectoservices chromosome 4, ASM5094787v1, whole genome shotgun sequence genomic region, the following are encoded:
- the LOC142577696 gene encoding T-cell activation Rho GTPase-activating protein-like, which yields MTRPRTTFPHREPQELLEVLYVHGSESVHVFGVRPLVSDCVELKSKLECGDTIQWHAYSVYVHAAVFLNFLQCLPTPLLGHDFYDDWIDVATSKNTLETKAKLMRTSRRLPQCHQELLRQWLLVLRKVCRAVPRSHTTPALAGHFVGPSMLWRPGASFVEYPASGEHAALATVVRCFVLFLDDVWNDVDEKAIFSRKRSTRESVADARPDTFATCTASQYVDSLERESRRQAELHNMIVADSSPKPPQAAFSSMIWRSAKETR from the exons ATGACGCGGCCTAGAAC CACTTTTCCTCACCGAGAGCCGCAGGAGCTGCTGGAAGTCCTGTACGTGCATGGCTCGGAAAGCGTGCACGTGTTCGGCGTGCGTCCCCTGGTGTCGGACTGCGTGGAGCTCAAGTCCAAGTTGGAATGCGGAGATACCATCCAGTGGCACGCCTACTCCGTTTACGTCCATGCTGCAGTGTTCCTG AACTTCTTGCAATGCCTGCCGACTCCACTGTTGGGACACGATTTTTACGACGACTGGATAGACGTGGCCACGTCCAAGAACACACTCGAAACGAAGGCGAAGCTGATGAG GACGAGCAGGCGCCTGCCGCAGTGCCACCaggagcttctgcgccagtggctGCTGGTGCTGCGCAAGGTGTGCCGGGCCGTGCCGCGCAGCCACACCACGCCCGCGCTGGCGGGCCACTTTGTGGGACCCTCGATGCTGTGGCGACCCGGCGCCAGCTTCGTCGAATACCCGGCGAGCGGAGAGCACGCCGCGCTCGCCACCGTGGTCCGCTGCTTCGTCCTCTTCCTGGACGACGTGTGGAACGACGTCGACGAGAAG GCGATCTTCTCCCGCAAGCGCAGCACCCGCGAGTCGGTCGCAGACGCGAGGCCGGATACGTTCGCGACTTGCACGGCGTCCCAGTATGTCGACAGCCTCGAGAGGGAGTCGAGGCGCCAGGCGGAGCTGCACAACATGATTGTGGCCGATTCGTCGCCGAAGCCTCCGCAG GCGGCGTTCTCCTCAATGATCTGGCGCTCGGCTAAGGAGACGCGGTAG